The DNA sequence AAAAAGTACATTGGAGGACAGGATTTAAAGTCGCAGCCGGTGATGTGCCGCAAATTTCTGAGCATGTTGCTGGAGTAGGTGGATACCTATTTCGTTCCTCTGATAAAACAAAAGTTGTACAATCAAGATTAGACGGTTTTACATTTAATAAATTAAAACCATACGAAGACTGGGAAACTTTTTGTGATGAAGCGAGAGAGCTTTGGATTAAATTTCTTAAAATTGCAAGACCTAAAAATACAACTAGATTGGCCCTGCGTTATATAAATCAAATCGACATACCACTTCCCTTCAATGACTTTGATGAATATATTCTCACTATTCCTGAAATAGCTCCCGGATTACCAAGCGCATTGTCAGAGTTTTTAATGAAATT is a window from the Thermodesulfobacteriota bacterium genome containing:
- a CDS encoding TIGR04255 family protein — encoded protein: KVHWRTGFKVAAGDVPQISEHVAGVGGYLFRSSDKTKVVQSRLDGFTFNKLKPYEDWETFCDEARELWIKFLKIARPKNTTRLALRYINQIDIPLPFNDFDEYILTIPEIAPGLPSALSEFLMKLVIPNDEIKSKAIILETMKNVEIRNGQKVLPLIFDIDVFRLISLDPNSEEIWNIMGTLRNFKNDIFFKSLTDKAKELFK